A region of Pyxidicoccus parkwaysis DNA encodes the following proteins:
- a CDS encoding TetR/AcrR family transcriptional regulator codes for MKRATPRRPLKREPATEPGDQRRVELLEAAYVLIAEKGLEGLRTRDIAARAGVNISTLHYYFGTKEALIVAVVDHVNDKFTAPPPGRRGEAPSWDASPTLLSHLESAWRSFQNDAHLSTVLQELVVRASRDAAARAAFKALHLSWNRIVEDLLRAEVEQGRLRADLDAQAGARIVTSFIMGAMMQLGVNPKAFDYATLAKELERWAGSSGAPRR; via the coding sequence ATGAAGCGAGCGACTCCACGCAGGCCCTTGAAGCGCGAGCCGGCGACCGAGCCCGGTGACCAGCGGCGCGTCGAGCTGCTCGAAGCGGCCTACGTCCTCATCGCCGAGAAGGGGTTGGAGGGCCTGCGCACGCGCGACATCGCGGCGCGCGCCGGGGTCAACATCTCCACGCTGCACTACTACTTCGGCACGAAGGAGGCGCTCATCGTCGCCGTCGTGGACCACGTCAACGACAAGTTCACCGCGCCTCCACCGGGACGCCGAGGCGAGGCGCCCTCATGGGATGCCAGCCCCACGCTGCTCTCGCATCTGGAGTCCGCGTGGCGCAGCTTCCAGAACGACGCGCACCTGTCCACGGTGCTCCAGGAGTTGGTGGTCCGGGCCAGCCGGGACGCCGCCGCCCGCGCGGCCTTCAAGGCGCTGCACCTGTCGTGGAACAGGATTGTCGAGGACCTGCTCCGCGCAGAGGTGGAGCAGGGCCGCCTGCGCGCGGACCTGGATGCACAGGCGGGGGCGCGCATCGTCACGTCCTTCATCATGGGCGCGATGATGCAGCTCGGCGTGAATCCGAAGGCGTTCGACTACGCCACCCTCGCGAAGGAGCTGGAGCGCTGGGCCGGAAGCTCCGGCGCTCCCCGCCGCTGA